The genome window CTGATGAAATTCAAAATAGATCTAAGAAAACACAAGTAAGGGGCCGTTCAGAAATGACATAACACTTTATGGTAATTTTCTACCCCCTTGCCACGCCTCATAACACATGTCCAGACCCCCACCccttataaaattttgtaacatCAGCTTGTACCCCCTGATTTAGAGCGTTTCCCTTTTTTAGTGCAATAATATATCAAAGTCTAGcctaatacctggaaattattaccGTTATGGTTTTcgtaatacttttatgttatggTATTAAAGAATCGGatacatttgaaatgaaaatgttctcttatgccaTGTTTGAAAAGTGAGGTTGTGATATTCTCGAAAAgtgagtttgtgatattattctGTGTCATGTAATACATATAGTAGAAAATGTTCAAATACCAACAAGGGTTTagtttgtgatatattttttaaacatataattatcataaaaaaattaaataccatattctcaatattaataaaataaaataaaaatctattgtagaatctttactatctctcttttgtccttctacaTTTATGTCTTATCAAAAGAAACAcaggaaaaattctgaaaatgttatgtaactttTGACtgcacccaccctcctccccactgtCTCACTCAGGCCTACACTTCACCCATCATCCTCCCCCCTAAGgctttacgtaatttttgaatgGCCCCCAATGACTACAGATGCTGTATGCACGAATTGATGAAATAATATTAGACTAAGATTTTAGGTTTAGTCTTTCAAGTATTAAAGAACAATTATATCCAGTACAgtttgagttggaatttagtgacaGATTAAAAAAAGGCAAGTCATACATAGGtaggctgggttaggttaggtatgaAAATCAGATTTAGAGTAGATTGAAAATTCATACAGAATTAAGATACtaagtctagtacgatctgtaGGCTGATTGCATTTATAGACATGATTCATGGGGTGACAATGAAACCAAAAGATTGTGTCGATACAAAGATAAAGCATTAAAAAATGAcacattttaaaagcaatttgtatttttcttaacgaTACAAACTTGGTGTCtttaggaattaccttcagtgaAGCTGGAACCCACTGTTAAACTTTTAACAAGGTGGTAAGGTAGTTAACTACTTAAAGACCAGGTGGGAGTCCCGGCTGGTAGAGAGTCTCTCTACTTTCGGCCCAGGTAAATGTCAgcttgaggggtggcatgaggcggacATTTAACTacaagacctcaggtttgtatatttaggaaaaatacaaattatttttaaaatttgtcgtttgttcctacacaatatacaaacctttcAGTCTTTATATAGGAAGAATTAGCCTAATTATTGGAAGGAGGAAGCAGGGTAAGTCTGAACTGGCTGGTAGTTTGCTGCACTCAGATCTTCCTGGTCGAGGGATCGAGGAAGAGGACCGTGCCTCTGACAGAATGAACAAAGTATAGGAACTGACTGAATGTTCATTTGTTAGACTTCAGGGTGCCTCCTCGAATAGAGATGTTGAAGCAGCATCATTCAAGAAGAAAGGTTAAGTCGAATGGGTTCACATTGTctgcccctctctccccttgctagagagagggcaggatttgcttatatataccTAAGAGATTATAGAAAGGATACATGGTTATATAACTCATCTGCATCGACGCCCATTCCAGCTTGTGATGGCTCAATAACCTACCCTCTGCCCGCAGGGGAGGGTAATGTTgaaggaatgagggagagaggaCCAGTCACTCAATAGACACTCTCATTCACAACCATACACTTAGGCAAGGTGctacctgttgagcagccaccacagaacccaaggaaaaCGTGTCCAGGGACTTGTGAACAATATCCCGAAGGTAGAAGGGAGTGAAAGTGGTCTGACGCAACCACACCCCCGCCTTCAGAACCTGAGGAACCGACAAATTCTTCATGAATGCGAGGcacagaccaatgcccctgacttcatgagctctcgcgTGGAACTTACTGGAGTCGTCCTCGCCTGACGTGGAGTACACCCGTTTGAGAGtgtcacgaagccagaaagataTAGTGTTCCTGGACACTTCGTTCTTGGTCGAGCTGGTGCTTAtgaagagtcatcgacactcaggccagagattTCTAGTCTTCTTCAAATagtgccgcagcactctaacaggacacagtgacatctcatctggatcattatcaacaaaTTCCTCTAGGGAGAGGATCATAAAGGACTCGAATCTGGTGTCAGGGatcgaaggattctgagtcttgaCTACAAAATCCAGGATGAAATCGAGTGTAACGGATCCCCATCCgctcgagtgtttaacattgtAGGAAAGTCTGTGTAGTTCACCcactctcttcgctgatgccagggctagcaggaaaacagtcttgagggtcagatccctgtccgACAACTCTTGTAAGTGCTTGCACAGTGCACAAGTCAGACTCCTAAgtacaagagtcacatcccacgcagggggcctgagttccctgggagggcaagaccttttgaagctCTTTATCAGCAAAGATATCTCCAGAGAGGAGGAGATATCCATGCCCTTCAGGTGAAGGACtagaccctcctcctcctcctccccctcctctgaCAAAATGGGAGACAAAGACATGTCCTCAGTTTCAGGAGCCactgaagttttctttaaaaaacccATAAGCTCTGTTAACTGGCGCTGGATTGGAGCTAAAGAAGGATCTTCTTGGGCCATCCGCTCTCATTGGCCCAAGAAGATCCTTCTTTAGCTCCAATTCAGCGCCAGTTAACAGAGCTTATgggttttttaaagaaaacttcagtGGCTCCTGAAACCGAGGACATGTCTTTGTCTCCCATTttgtcagaggaggaggaggaggaggaggaggaggaagttgtgCAGGAATCCACTTCTACTTCAGCATACTCTGCATTACTGAAATTTTTCTTGGATAGTTTCCCGGACTTCTTCGTGCTTTCCTCAAAGAAAGTTTTTCGAGAATTGGACGAGTGGCTGGCCATGAAGAGGGACCAAGGTAAAGCCCTCCTTCCAAACTTCTCTACATCACGGGGGAAGCTCCCTCCTTGGGAGTCTCTGCTGCCTCCCAgggggttttctccagtttggcTGACTCCACTCGTCGTTCTGCGTTTTCCACAGCCAAGATTTCCTTCTTGTCGCCCAAACTGGACCATCTTGCCAAGAATCTGTTCAAGGTACAGTATGAGAAATTTTTTGCTTCCATGattgactctgcatcaatatttactgccgaattaacagcgcTAGACtttgccctagatttagtttttcaaagtagtgacactaattttgtcatatactcggattctaaaagcactttagaaggtattaaaaaatttaatagcttccatccattaattcaaaaagttcaggagtggctttgtCGTATCTATTGTcagcgtaaatcagtctcttgctgttgggtcccttctgacgtggggattcgcggaaacgagatggcagacagaagcataagctgctagtattttatcagaaacctccttaagaaaagtgcctcatacagacctaaaaggtcctgttagatcttatgttttaagtaaatggcaagaaaggtggacttctcttcttgccaataataaaaaatatagtattaGTGATAATATATTGATGTGGTCTTCATCATTCTGGCTTGACAGatgaacagaggttattttaatcagattaaggattgggcacactcgtttaaCCCATCAGTGTATTTTAGACGGAAGCagcctccagagtgtgcttactgtgacgagacactaacagtggagaacattctggtggtctgccccagatattttaaccaaagagaaagatatttccagggtaaagccctctctgatattttgggagatgaagcagatatttctgctatcatctcttttaaagtgtataaaaatttttaacgatataatttttttcccaatatatatattacatcatacagaattttaatgacattaaattttctattatgtatatatcacattattcattaaacttcatatctttatttattggtcacatcactttattttatttattaatcatttcattcactaattcataaattcaattaccttaacataatttattttctcttcattatggctctgaatggccttcttggccccagtgcctgggcttttgccctaaatgtCAGAAATCCATCGATCCTcttgcatgggcaacagatgccatgctgttGGATTGGACAGGCCTGGATGTCCACACCTTCCCACCTTTTGGATTGATCAGGGAGGTGATGAACAAGTTCTTCTCTCACCAGAACATCTCAGTGACCCTGATCGCTCCATTCTGGGAGCCTCGTCAAAGCAAAAAGGCTTTTCAAAGCAAGCTACAGAAGCTTTTGCTAGGTGCAAAAGATCTGCTAGCAGGCTCAACCAGTCCAAGTGGTCAGTTTTCAGAGGATTGTACCAACAAAATAACATCTCATTGTCTGAAACCTCTATAAGCCAATTAGTTGACTTTTTACCTTTCCTGAGGACCAATAGGAAGTTGTCTCCCTCTACCATCAAGGGGTATAGGTTATTGTTTTAAGACCTCAGCAACCTTATCAGTTCCTTCGAAACCTCCAAATTAGAAAAACCTAGATTTCTCTCCTGGAATTTGGACGTTCTGAAGTGGCTTACGAACTAACTTTTGAACACCTCAGCTTGACCTCTTTTAAAATTCTCACGAGGGAGACACTCTTGCTTGTGGCATCAGCAATCACCAAACGTGTTAGCAAGTGGCAAGCCTTCAACATGAGTGTAAGCTTTGCAAATGGAAATGGAgtatactccctctctctcttggtttccttgccaagaatgaggacgTTTCCAAGCCATAGCCTTGCTCGTTCATTATTAAGAGCGTAACGGACATCCTCGggccagaggaggaagagagacttCTTTGTCCTGTGGGAGCCTTGAGGTACTACTGTATCTTTAGaagacagaaaagatcagaggaCCCTCCAATAGGATTCAGTGCTCAGTGCCCTTCACGccctctgtcaaagaatgcgcttGCTTTCTTCCTTAGAAGTTCGATTACAGAAGTGCACTCAGCCTGGAGCGCCCCTCTTTTTCAACTCACTTGGCGCCTGCTTTGTCAATCTTCTGCACCCAACTGATTGGCTCCAACTCCTGACTGTGGAGCGTTCAGCACCAACAGTGGGGCGCCTGGCGCAAACTTCCAGTATCCATGGTTGGAAAAGGATGCATAGGGGGCTCTCTGTTCCTATACTGTCTCTTCGCCTTGTTGTAAGGTCATTGAGTTTAaaggaagcctgggggtacagtgGACCTAGAGTACCTGCCAGTGTTCAATGGTTGGAGTGGTGGTTCTTGATTTTggttgtaggtgacagtgttgtgttTATTCTGATCTATACTCAGGGCAAGGGCActgttttttgtctttgtcagccatcGGTGAACTTCCAcggctgcaaagtacccactgaagtatGGGTGACTCTTGGCCAATACTGCCACTCCCTCTATAGGTTAAGATGAACATTGACTAGAGGCTGTACCCACCtgaagcagctctcttaccagataaGGTACAACAAGCATTGACCCAGTGCTAGCAACCTTTgtagttcaaagtcattatctttattaatgttttggattagaacATGTCCATGATTCCCACCTCTTCACAATGGGGAATCACctgtgtaattgcttggtaagttacttatataaaaatgacatttttgtaataaagttttatatatacttaccaagagTTACATAATCGGatctgccctcctcccctcagtaGACATTTAGGCATCAAATGAATTGAAGCTctatgctgagttgtacctatcagccccgaaagtgggtgggaccCTATCATCTACACTAGCAATGGCAACACCACCgcgaaaatttgaatttcattagaCTGCCGTGTAGAatgctagtagctatgtaattgcttggtaagtatatataaaactattttatcataaaatgtcatttttgcaaTAAAGGTCTACCACCCAACCCCTTTCCAAGTCGTCTGGCTTAAGGACATGAGTCTCTGTCTCAGTTGAGGTCTTCGTGACCTTGAAGTGTTTTGTCCACCCCACAAACTCAGACCTCTGGATTTGGATGTGACACTCCATCTCTGTGGTCTCACTCAGGCACCATATGAACACCTGAGCGAGGTTTTAAACAGATATGACAAACAAGACTAACATTTTGCCAGCCTTACCATCAGTAAAGGGAGTAGGCAAACTTCATAGTCCCTCCCACTTAATGCACACTTAGAGACACAAAGATCCTTTTCATTCTTATTGTTCCTGACTTCATGTTAAGAACTGAGAACTGACAAGAGATTATAAACTTTTTATCTCCACCCTCTAAGGCATTGAAGGTGGTGGTTGCTACAAGGTGCTAATGTGTCCAGCAAGACTTACGTAGTATACAGTACTACCCACACAAGACTTAACATCTTGAGCCTAAATATCAACAACTGTCTGTTAGTATCAGCATTCATAAAAAGGCAGTATCCAAGATCCGTCTCTTGTTCTGGCTTTTGTAGGTCATCTAGCTTGCTTACAAAGTGTCTGGTGAGGATGACAGCCCCATACCCCTGGCAAGGGATCACAAAACCAGGGCATTGCTCCCTAGCACAGGTGCTGGGTGCAGGTGTCTGGCAGAGCCAGaacacttttacatttttgtgcCAGAGGATTGTCTCCCACAGGTCCTTAGATACTTTCTCATTAGGACCTGTGGAAGCTCTGCTAGGACAGAGCATTATCATGCCTAAGGTTTTTGGTGGTGAAAGATAAGTTGAATGAAAGGTGACTGGTGCCTTTCAGTGCCTGTATCCATGCTTGCTGGGATGAAAGGTGACTGGTGCCTTTCAGTGCCTGTATCCATGCTTGCTGGGATAGGTGCAAGTACAGTAAGTCACAAACTAGAGCTCTGTATCTCTGACTTGTAGTTGTCAGATGTGAAACTGGTTGTCTCGCTTTAAACTAGGGTGATAGGAGGTTGTAGAGCATTAATCTTTGGGATTTTGCTGTGATATGTTGCCTGCCAAGTTGGGGTCTCCTTCCCTCGTGGAAAACCACTTTCTCTTGATTTTCCTACAGTGAAGTTATATACAAGCCAGGCTATGGCACAGGGTCTTGTGAGCCAGAGTATTGTATTTCCAAGCTATACAGGCAGTCACAGAAGTCGCCCACTCACATACATGACCAGGGAGCTGACATATCTAGTGGAAGAACACCAATCATGTTCTTTGGATAATACCTCCTAATCAAGGTGTGAATCTTCATGTGAAAGACATTGGTTTGTATTCTTATGGAAATAAGTTGAAAAATTGagataaataacatttttctagTTACCAACAAATCCTGCATTAGTCCTTAGTGCCGGTAGAAAAACTTGAGTCAGAGTGGATTACCTTCCTTATCCTTCACATTCTAATACTAGTTAAATATGTACCTATTTCCAAGCTTCAACAACCAAACTAGCCTTCACTGAATGTAATCCCTATATAGTAATAGACTTCATATGCATGTTGAGGAATAATGCAAATTGTCTTGAATTTGCAGCATTATTTACCCTGATTTGATTATTTGCAGGTACAAAAATGGGTCATGGAGACGGGAGTGGTGAGGGATCTGGGGCCGGAAGTGGAGGTGACAGCCAGTCAGGCTCTGGAGGAGTTCTTTGGCAAGTCATCTGGTTGGTTTTACTATTGCTTGCTGGCATATGGGTCGCCGGGTTCTGCGCTTGGTGGTACATCATGCTTATCCCATTCACTGTGTGTTTCCAGCCTTTAGCggtaagaaacaaagaaattcaatTCTAAGCATTCTAGAGTGTTCATTTGTAAGCTCAttgctgtatgtatatgtatattttttcccttagagAAAACTGCCATTTAATGAcatccagattttttttaaggaattaagGCTGTAAACACCATTTCCCTTAATGGCCTCACACTGGTAGAGTAACCCTGTCCCTTGTGTTTGATAGAAGACTGGTAATAATTAGTTCTGTTTCAGAGAACTGCCACACAATCCTTTATTAAGTACTTAATATGGATGTTGTTATTTTGagccatttatttttctctccagtGTATTGGAGAAGTTTTCTGAAATCCCCTAAAGATTAATGCACATAGCCTGTATTTGCTGAATCGATGGAGTAGCTTTTAAAAGGCATCAAAGCATTAGAGCAATTTTCTTAAATCCCTAGTATCATGGAGtacttttctgaaattttcattgtacTGAAGTAATTTTCTTAAATCCCATACTAcctgacaaattttttaaaatactgactGCGCTGGAGCACTGCTCTTCATATCCCAATGCAAAGGAGCAGCATTCTATTATCCCAAAGCACTGAACATGGTTTATGAATTCAAAAATTGCTGGACagctcttttatattttcaatgcATAGGTGTAGTGTTTTTAATTCCACACCTAGAGAAAAAGAGACTACAGATCACATCACAAGTAACAGACAGTCAATAGACTCCCCACATCAAAATCAAGATATACCCAGATGAAAAGAAACTTCCGTACAGATAAAAATGGGGAGACGTAATCAACCCATCACCAGCACTTACTGCAACAAAAATTCatggggaaaaaaaaggagaaaacatatAGGTGTAATACATGTTTTATTAAACTCTGcagtaaaacaagaaaacaaaagacagcCTGATAAAAATTATAGGAGATTTCATAGTACAGTATTTAGAAATAAACATCTGCTGTAGAAACTCATGAGAAAGAATGCAAGAGTTTCAGccatttaatatattataaagaagaaTATGTGTATTTTACAGATAATTActagacaaaattcaaaataaagatccaaaaagtgaaataataaggaaaaggtTAAACTCCAGAATACTGAACtaattatgaaaaatcatttttcataattagtTATAATAAGTCAAAACAGTAAAACATCAACTTTTGTAAACCATAAAAATCTTACCACTCATATAAGACATTCATTAAGTATATAACCCAATGGAATGTAAATAAGTCTTACGATCAGATTACAGTGGGGAAATACAGCGCTTCCTCAAAGACTATGAGCCAAAAGAATTGTGTGTACAACATGTAAACAAAGTGGCACCATCAGTAGGCTACTATTTATCAGCAACAGCATCATGTGTGAGTACAGTAatactaattttaaattttctgcaaTAAAGTTGTGAATACACAACTATACCAGTACCTTCTGCAGCCTTTTttgttaagcaaataaaaattatacaaaatttacaactgTTAATACATAATCCCCAAGGGGGCCccttttaatagtttattttaatCCCCATAACTGTATTTCGGATAACAATTTTATGTCACCAGGTCTTGCAGGAAGTGGATTTGAACAGATAATGTACTCAAATAATCTGTGCTCTCCCAATGACaatgaaacaaatacataattCTAACAAACACATGAGTCTTTTCCCGCAGAGTGTGTGTGTCACCATTAGTGCATCCAACATAGTAGATCATTTGAATGGAACACAAGTGACAGCCTATGCACTAGTCATTGTTCTCCAATTCTACTTTTACTTCTACAACTTATTTGTAATTACATTATTCATAAATCTGACTGGGAAATATACCAGTTACACACAAGACAAATCCCTCTTGTTTGAATATCAAAGAGATCACAGTGAAACTAAtcattttattccaattttttccAAAATGCTGCGGTTAAAGCCGTACACCATTTCAAAACACAACCTAAAAATAAAGTTCTTCGTGTCTGATACTCTTtcagaattaataaaacaaaaacattcagcgAGAAGAAAATTAGTCTGAACAAAAGGTTCAACAAAACTGATAAATCACAACCTTAAAAAGAGgctaaattattgaaaattattacaatacagtacagtattaagagATATTGGTATACTACAATTGATAATACAACAAACACTgcaaagtttagaaaaaaaagttatagtaCAGGGAAGAACAGCATGGGTACAATATGTATCAAACATCTCCAGCAGTACTCCTCTACTAAAAATTATGGAAGTACTCCAGGAAAATAATGGGATCTTTGTCAAATCACTAAGACGTGATGCATTAAAAATGGAGACAAGATGCTTGACTCCCAAGAAATAAGCAGCATATTAGGAGAAAATGTTGCCAATATGAGAAGCAATGAAAATctagaaaattttcataaaataacaactaaatCTGAATCAAACTCActaaattttgaaaagagaagATATATACTGTTTTACAACAGAAAATTCTGTATGGAAGAATGACATTATGCCTTTTCAAGTTGTAACAAAGTCTAATGGTCATGTGTTTTTGTGAAGCTCAGAAATcttattttagttcttatctgattttttatgtttttgttaatttcctcTATTTTTTGTGATAGTACTGTACTTCATATGGGTTTGGGTCTTTAATGCTGTAttctttttgaggtttatttttatgtaacttgttttcatgttgtattttgtttgtttgttgtattttacgtgtacagtatatgtatacttattttgttttcaatgagttttttggATTATGATGCTTTACAAATAAGATTTTTAGCTGGATCAGTAAACCCTCAAGTTCAGCTTTTCTTATGGACAGTCCGGTTCTATCTTAAAGTATTTTTAGTTCTGTGTTGGATATTTTATGTGCATATTTAGATCTTGGATGGTGATTTTGACCACAGTTCGTGCTTGTTTGTTCATCACAGTTTGATTTTAAGTGATCGTTTGATCCACAGAATGCACATCTGCAGAATAGATGAAGTCTGTTCTTTTTGCATTGGTTGCCTTGCAATATTAGGCAAATAATCTTCATagtagactagatttaaaattaCGCAGATGAAGGTCACAACTCAGAAAGGAAGATGTGTAGATGACTTCCCTTCcttctgtctgggatagaacagtggaatCTATTCTCTCGCctgttgttgaagaaataaggaaccaatgaCTGGTTGGCTAATTCAGGGCCACTAGGCAAGCAGTTCTGTTGAAAGCTAATAGATtgttcaaaacttttgaaatttgGGACAGTGAAGGAAATATGTATATCATCTTCCATTTTGTCAGTCTTTTAAGAATGTATCTCATGCAATTGCCTGAATGTCTGGATTCAGAGACAAACACAGTAAGTTGATGGTTCTAGCATGTGGCAAACTGGTCCACTTATGGATTGTGGAAGCATGTGAGAaattactgacttgagaggaGCTCAACATGAGCCTAACCTCTTGATATAAGACGCTGTAGTCATATTGTGTAGGACCAATAAAATGTGGGTTtccttttggaggtttcaattttctgagataAAGAGATTGCCAATAGCCCCAGGAAGCTGGTATGACTCCCTCAGAACAGGTGACCATCTTCCCCctaactgacaatcctcccaatggcctccccaacctgtctaGGAGGCATCTGTATGTATTATCACTTATACGAACAGTGGAGTCAGGTTACcctgtttgccagagaccccttccagggCCACAGAGTATCTTCCCAATCTGAGATGAAGATGATCACAAAGCCTTTCCCTGGCTTGTGAGAGCCAGACTGTGTTTAAATCCTACAGTCACAATATCAGGATTAGATCTACAGGTACCATGGACCcgaactgtaacaggcccagacttcATTCCAGTTGtcatctggaaaagctgggctgtgcaaggaatctaCTAAGTCCTTCCTAATTCTGGTTTGACAGCCATTGGGAAGAGACAGCTGGCCACAAAGAGTACCCCAACAAAGTCCCAGTCTCAGTAAAAGTCTGCTGGACATAAGGTGGGACATATTCCTGTTAAGAAACCTTTTGACTGAAGTCTTGTCAactaccactctcaggtttcatcagcactcttctctggtggcCACCAGTTAAAGTCCTTCATTCCTGAACtcccataaaataaatatggtatatacaaaaatttatacaaacaATGTTTATTCAAACTTGATGGGCCAAGGGTCATCCTGTGTTCAGAGGAATGCTTCTTGGGGATGCTGAAGAGTGGTGACAAATAAGGCCATCTTTCTCTATGGCCCCCTTTTGAAATGGATAtggtttttggaaaaaactactttagaggAGGGGGATggtgagaccatctctacccCAGCCGATTGAAAATTAAACTGTGTCccccaaggggaggacttccattctccacctgTCCCCTTCCTTGGAATATGGAGTCCAGgagttgatttttgtttttcctggtaGGAGTGTCTTCTGCTTTGAAAGGGGTGCTGATGCTATTGTTGTCCATTTTTCTGTTGTTGGAGGGATCCTGTACTAGTGACTGGAGGTTTGTAGGGCTCTGATTCTTGCTAAGCTTTCTTAGGCTAATGAAGAGGAAACTCTCAAGGATATTGTTTCCCAGATTCCCCTTTTTCAAGGACAGTATATATTGTGCAGTTCTGTTGTTGGGCTCATTCAATGAGTTGTGTGACAGACTGTTCAAAAAGGGTCCCAACAGATAGGGGAAGAATGCAATAGAGAGGTTACATTTGGGAGCGAAATGTTGGAGCCCACCAATGCTTCCTTTCAAGACTTTATGCGACACTCCTGAAAGTCATAGAGTGCTCCTAATAAGGTCTAcataagtgttttggctactgcagtGAACA of Macrobrachium rosenbergii isolate ZJJX-2024 chromosome 11, ASM4041242v1, whole genome shotgun sequence contains these proteins:
- the LOC136843246 gene encoding uncharacterized protein — its product is MSTEDLQSTKMGHGDGSGEGSGAGSGGDSQSGSGGVLWQVIWLVLLLLAGIWVAGFCAWWYIMLIPFTVCFQPLAAVTDILLRGTQLTYFCTKNMMEANTFGEAWATAGTTVPPTVLVVQS